In one Yoonia rosea genomic region, the following are encoded:
- a CDS encoding ABC transporter substrate-binding protein yields MKHLAILAALLAPVPALADIDVSNWDAVTAEAEGQTVFWNAWGGSTTTNDFIAWVGERVMEEYGVTLEHVKLTDTADAVTRVLSEKQAGEDDDGAIDMIWINGANFAAMKEADLLFGPYAEALPNWALVDVEGKTVQTDFTVPTEGFESPWAMAQVVFVHDTEDMPERLGSMQALLEWTQANPGRFSYPQPPDFLGTTFLKQVLVDILPDPSVLAAPATDENYADITAPLWAYMDALTPNLWREGKAYPPTGTAMFPLIADGELDLSISFSPGAASTAIANNELPPSVRTFVLDKGTIGNASFVAVPYNSGSKAGAMVVANFLMSPEAQARAQDPAILGYGTVLNMDALSDDDRALFDALELGVATLSPAELGTVQDEPHPSWATRIADDWVTRYGVSQ; encoded by the coding sequence ATGAAACATCTCGCCATTCTGGCAGCTTTGCTCGCCCCGGTTCCTGCGCTTGCAGATATCGACGTCAGCAATTGGGACGCTGTCACCGCCGAGGCCGAAGGCCAGACGGTGTTCTGGAACGCATGGGGCGGCTCCACGACAACCAATGACTTCATCGCGTGGGTCGGTGAGCGCGTGATGGAAGAGTATGGTGTCACGCTTGAGCATGTGAAGCTGACCGATACCGCCGATGCGGTCACACGTGTGCTGTCCGAAAAGCAGGCGGGCGAGGATGATGACGGTGCAATCGACATGATCTGGATCAACGGTGCGAATTTTGCAGCGATGAAAGAGGCCGATCTCTTGTTTGGCCCTTATGCAGAGGCCTTGCCGAACTGGGCTTTGGTCGATGTCGAAGGCAAGACCGTGCAAACCGATTTTACTGTACCGACTGAAGGCTTTGAGAGCCCGTGGGCCATGGCGCAGGTGGTCTTTGTGCATGATACCGAGGATATGCCCGAGCGTCTGGGCTCCATGCAGGCCCTGCTGGAATGGACCCAAGCCAACCCCGGGCGGTTCAGCTATCCACAGCCGCCGGATTTCTTGGGCACGACATTTCTGAAACAGGTTTTGGTCGATATTCTGCCTGATCCGTCTGTGTTGGCCGCACCAGCCACGGACGAGAACTACGCAGATATCACGGCCCCGCTTTGGGCCTATATGGACGCACTGACGCCGAACCTGTGGCGTGAGGGCAAGGCCTATCCGCCGACCGGCACCGCCATGTTCCCGCTGATTGCGGACGGTGAGCTGGATTTGTCGATCTCCTTTAGTCCGGGCGCGGCTTCGACGGCGATTGCGAACAACGAACTGCCGCCAAGTGTGCGGACCTTCGTGTTGGACAAAGGCACCATCGGAAACGCGTCGTTCGTGGCGGTGCCTTACAATTCGGGGTCCAAGGCCGGTGCGATGGTTGTCGCCAATTTCCTGATGTCGCCAGAGGCACAGGCGCGCGCGCAGGATCCTGCGATCCTTGGCTATGGGACCGTGTTGAACATGGATGCCTTGTCGGATGATGACCGTGCGTTGTTTGATGCGCTTGAACTGGGTGTTGCGACGCTATCGCCTGCGGAATTGGGCACAGTGCAGGATGAGCCGCACCCAAGCTGGGCCACACGGATCGCGGATGACTGGGTCACACGCTACGGTGTTTCGCAGTAA
- a CDS encoding ABC transporter permease, with protein sequence MNRRRFLPVLPILTLLAMLGPVAAGLWGTVLPAFGHLPAAGLAGPSLDPFRDLFDWAGLPRAVMLSLSTGVLATGISLAIVVLITAGWSGTRPFRALERLLSPLLSVPHAAAAFGLAFLIAPSGWLSRLVSPGLTGWERPPDILIVQDSWGLTMTAGLIIKEVPFLLLITLAALGQADAQRSTTIAQALGYGRVTGWLKTVFPRVYAQIRPPVYVVLAYSMSVVDVAVILGPNTPPSLSVQIVKWMSDPDLAMRLEAAAGALLQLGLVVGALLFWRIGEVVVASLGRRWIAKGSRGRLDPVVAQAALVAGGISAVTVLLGLVVLVIWSFAGFWGFPDAFPDGWTLRNWMRFGPGTLEALGETALIACTVALVALILTIGCLEAEYRYGLSFSQRAVWLLYLPLLIPQTAFLPGLQTLMLNMGADVGRLPVMLAHLVFVLPYVFLSLADPFRAWDTRMGTIAAALRASPDGVLWRVRLPMLLRPILTALAVGLAVSVGQYLPTLLIGGGRVATLTTEAVALASGGDRRAIGVYGLMQTGAALVPFALALLLPALIWRNRRGLRHG encoded by the coding sequence ATGAACCGTCGTCGTTTCCTTCCCGTCCTGCCGATCCTGACCTTGCTTGCTATGCTGGGGCCGGTGGCGGCCGGTCTGTGGGGGACGGTCCTGCCGGCCTTCGGGCATTTGCCCGCAGCGGGACTGGCGGGACCGTCGCTTGATCCGTTTCGTGATCTGTTTGACTGGGCGGGCCTGCCAAGGGCGGTGATGCTATCGCTCTCGACGGGGGTGCTGGCGACAGGCATCTCATTGGCAATTGTTGTGCTGATCACTGCCGGCTGGTCCGGTACGCGGCCCTTTCGTGCGCTTGAGCGGTTGCTCTCGCCGCTATTGTCGGTGCCACATGCGGCAGCAGCCTTTGGACTGGCTTTTCTGATAGCCCCGTCGGGGTGGTTGTCGCGGCTGGTATCGCCCGGCCTGACAGGGTGGGAGCGTCCGCCGGATATCCTGATCGTGCAGGATAGCTGGGGCCTGACGATGACGGCGGGCCTGATTATCAAGGAAGTGCCGTTCTTGCTGTTGATTACGCTGGCAGCCCTTGGTCAGGCCGATGCGCAACGCAGCACGACGATCGCGCAGGCGCTGGGCTATGGGCGGGTCACAGGCTGGCTGAAGACCGTGTTTCCACGTGTCTATGCGCAGATCAGACCGCCGGTTTACGTGGTTCTGGCCTATTCGATGTCGGTGGTGGATGTCGCCGTGATCCTTGGCCCGAATACGCCGCCGTCCTTATCAGTTCAGATTGTCAAATGGATGTCTGATCCTGATCTGGCGATGCGGCTTGAGGCGGCGGCGGGTGCGCTGTTGCAACTGGGCCTTGTGGTCGGTGCGTTGCTCTTCTGGCGGATTGGTGAAGTGGTCGTGGCCTCTCTGGGGCGGCGCTGGATCGCCAAAGGCAGCCGCGGGCGGCTTGATCCGGTTGTGGCGCAGGCTGCGCTTGTGGCGGGCGGGATTTCGGCGGTGACTGTCCTGTTGGGGCTGGTGGTCTTGGTGATCTGGTCTTTTGCGGGGTTCTGGGGGTTTCCGGATGCCTTTCCTGATGGCTGGACCCTGCGCAACTGGATGCGCTTTGGTCCCGGCACGTTAGAGGCTCTGGGTGAAACGGCCCTGATCGCCTGTACTGTGGCCCTTGTCGCGCTGATCCTGACGATTGGCTGTCTTGAGGCCGAGTACCGCTATGGTCTGTCGTTCAGCCAGCGCGCGGTCTGGTTGTTGTACCTGCCGCTGCTTATTCCCCAAACGGCATTCCTGCCGGGGTTGCAGACGTTGATGTTGAATATGGGGGCCGATGTCGGGCGATTGCCGGTGATGCTGGCGCATCTTGTGTTCGTGCTGCCATATGTATTCCTGTCCCTCGCTGATCCGTTTCGTGCATGGGATACGCGGATGGGCACGATTGCCGCAGCTTTGCGGGCCAGTCCCGATGGCGTGCTGTGGCGCGTGCGCCTGCCGATGCTTTTGCGTCCGATCCTGACCGCGTTGGCGGTGGGTCTGGCGGTGTCGGTGGGGCAGTATCTGCCAACGCTTCTGATTGGTGGCGGGCGCGTTGCGACATTGACGACCGAGGCTGTGGCGCTGGCCTCGGGGGGCGACCGGCGGGCGATCGGGGTTTATGGATTGATGCAGACAGGGGCGGCGCTGGTGCCATTTGCGCTTGCGCTGCTGCTGCCGGCGCTGATCTGGCGCAACAGAAGGGGATTGCGGCATGGATAA
- a CDS encoding ATP-binding cassette domain-containing protein codes for MDKGLVLKDVTITKGGVPLLSVAQEIAPGEVLTIMGPSGVGKSTLLAFITGTLASDFVATGEVWLDGQNITHAAPHQRRVGILFQDDLLFPHLSVGANLAFGLQPGGCPATRKAKIEEALDEVGLSGFADRDPATLSGGQKARIALMRMLLSEPCALLLDEPFSRLDAALRAQVREMVFDRARARALPVLMVTHDADDAQAAGGVIVTLGG; via the coding sequence ATGGATAAGGGTTTGGTGCTGAAAGACGTGACGATCACCAAAGGCGGTGTGCCGCTATTGTCAGTCGCGCAAGAGATCGCGCCGGGCGAGGTGCTGACGATTATGGGCCCTTCTGGTGTCGGCAAATCGACCCTGCTGGCCTTTATCACGGGTACCTTGGCCAGTGATTTTGTCGCGACAGGCGAGGTTTGGCTGGATGGCCAGAACATCACCCATGCGGCGCCGCATCAACGCAGGGTCGGGATCCTGTTTCAGGATGATCTGCTGTTTCCGCATTTATCGGTCGGGGCCAATCTGGCCTTTGGCCTGCAACCCGGTGGTTGCCCTGCAACGCGCAAGGCAAAGATCGAAGAGGCGCTGGATGAGGTTGGCTTGAGTGGGTTTGCAGACCGCGATCCTGCCACCCTGTCAGGTGGGCAGAAAGCGCGTATCGCACTCATGCGGATGTTGCTGTCGGAACCCTGCGCATTGCTGCTGGACGAGCCTTTTTCGCGGTTGGATGCCGCCCTGCGTGCCCAAGTGCGCGAGATGGTGTTTGACCGCGCCCGCGCCCGCGCGCTGCCTGTGCTGATGGTTACCCATGACGCAGATGATGCACAGGCGGCAGGCGGCGTGATCGTGACGCTGGGGGGATGA
- a CDS encoding FkbM family methyltransferase yields the protein MDLQTPHPLRQDEDMNAETKLQPSKRHRDQIIKMGGPIGAVAQLSQYSERKGAVLDVGVNRGTMALHLCRLFCDMPIHLIEPIPAQCDYVLERFSRFPTVKVHQMALSHETGQSDFHIADYLGNSSLFTNNDEDVAQHTEHATIETITVETSRLDDWCAAQAIDHIACMKLDTQGSEFNILTGAKTLLSRNAIDIIMLEWFSLPHYDGVPLLEDILILMRSHGYVLYNIYPSRKLKTGVLRYGDAVFISETFHKTRLSGMDGT from the coding sequence ATGGACCTACAGACACCGCACCCCTTGCGACAGGACGAAGACATGAACGCGGAAACCAAGCTTCAGCCCAGCAAGCGGCATCGCGACCAGATCATCAAGATGGGCGGCCCGATCGGTGCTGTCGCGCAGCTCTCGCAATATTCAGAGCGCAAGGGCGCAGTGCTTGATGTGGGTGTCAACCGTGGCACCATGGCACTGCATCTGTGCCGTCTTTTCTGCGACATGCCGATTCACCTGATTGAGCCGATCCCGGCGCAATGCGACTATGTGCTTGAACGCTTTTCGCGGTTTCCAACGGTCAAGGTTCATCAGATGGCTTTGTCGCATGAGACCGGACAAAGCGATTTCCACATTGCCGATTATCTTGGCAATTCCTCGCTCTTCACCAACAACGACGAAGACGTCGCACAGCACACCGAGCACGCAACAATCGAGACGATCACCGTCGAGACCAGCCGGCTTGATGATTGGTGCGCCGCGCAGGCCATTGATCATATCGCCTGCATGAAACTTGATACACAGGGCAGTGAATTCAACATCCTGACCGGTGCAAAGACCCTGCTATCACGCAACGCAATCGACATCATCATGCTCGAATGGTTCTCGCTTCCGCACTATGATGGCGTTCCATTGCTTGAAGACATCCTTATTCTGATGCGCAGCCACGGCTATGTGCTCTATAATATTTATCCATCACGCAAACTGAAAACCGGCGTGCTGCGTTATGGCGACGCGGTATTCATCTCCGAGACATTCCACAAAACGCGCCTGTCAGGGATGGACGGAACCTAG
- the crtC gene encoding carotenoid 1,2-hydratase: MSADGTKAVSVIGFIGSVFSPWYAWSGRRDPANHCCINVATYGPGGRFTMTDRGRAALHTTPDTFQVGPSSMHWTGRDLVIDINEISSPPLISRVRGQITITPHAITNVELPLTPDGAHIWRPFAPSSDIKVELEAKDWQWSGHGYFDSNFGTRSLEEDFSFWTWGRYPTKAGATCIYDAVRRDGSTLDTAIAFDTAGGAKIVDAPPRTRFKRSLWQVMRETRADPGVVPKQVLPMLDAPFYSRSAVQTQLNGEVVTGVHEALDLNRFRSPLLKPMLAVRVPRRKGWPGEVR, from the coding sequence ATCAGCGCGGACGGGACGAAAGCGGTCTCTGTCATAGGATTTATCGGCTCGGTGTTTTCGCCTTGGTACGCATGGTCAGGGCGCCGCGACCCCGCCAATCACTGCTGCATCAACGTGGCGACCTATGGACCAGGCGGGCGGTTCACCATGACAGACCGCGGGCGCGCAGCGCTTCACACAACGCCGGACACATTTCAGGTCGGCCCGTCCTCGATGCATTGGACAGGCCGCGATCTGGTGATCGACATCAACGAGATCAGCAGCCCGCCCCTGATCAGCCGCGTGCGCGGGCAAATCACAATCACACCGCATGCGATCACCAATGTCGAACTGCCGCTGACACCGGATGGCGCACATATCTGGCGGCCTTTTGCGCCGTCGTCCGACATCAAGGTCGAACTGGAGGCAAAGGACTGGCAATGGTCCGGCCACGGCTATTTCGACAGCAATTTCGGGACGCGGTCGCTCGAAGAAGATTTCAGTTTCTGGACATGGGGCCGCTATCCGACCAAAGCAGGCGCGACTTGCATCTACGACGCCGTCCGCCGCGATGGCTCAACGCTCGACACCGCGATTGCCTTTGACACTGCGGGCGGCGCAAAAATTGTCGATGCCCCGCCGCGTACCCGTTTCAAACGGTCACTCTGGCAGGTCATGCGTGAAACCCGCGCTGATCCGGGCGTTGTACCGAAACAAGTGCTGCCCATGCTGGACGCGCCGTTTTATTCACGGTCCGCCGTGCAAACCCAACTGAACGGCGAAGTGGTGACAGGCGTACATGAAGCGTTGGACCTGAACCGATTCCGCTCACCGCTTCTCAAACCCATGCTGGCAGTCAGGGTACCACGCCGCAAAGGATGGCCGGGTGAAGTACGCTAA
- the crtD gene encoding 1-hydroxycarotenoid 3,4-desaturase CrtD, which produces MKADSPKIVVIGAGIGGLAAALRLAHQGCDVTVLDMHSAPGGKMRTVASDAGPVDAGPTVLTMRPVFEALFTDVDEVLGDHLTLEPLTTLARHYWDDGAMLDLDADPAQSLANVTATFGPKAGQEFAAFSVRAKRLFDAFDAPMMRTPEPDQWAITKTVLRQPGLIPAMAPHRTLAGLLRTSFSDPRLAQLFGRYATYVGGSPYAAPAILALIWQAEAQGVWSVKGGMHQLAQTIAKLAQARGATFHYNMPATRITRQNGRINGVQTATGHFPADMVLFNGDPRALETGLLGDGAKDAVQPQHTTPRSLSAFVHAFAAMPEGVALKHHTVFFGHDPKAEFKALAKGEMPTDATLYLCAQDHGAVAPDALQRFEIIMNGPPVPRAPEKEKPPCQTQIFNRLRAFGLTFSPTPGPDVLTTPQGFDALFPASLGSLYGRSPHGLMAAFKRPTARTPVPGLYLCGGGAHPGAGVPMATLSAAHAAAAIMTDHASTLMSRQTATRGGTLTGSARTGRKRSLS; this is translated from the coding sequence ATGAAAGCGGATTCCCCAAAAATTGTTGTTATTGGCGCTGGAATCGGCGGATTGGCCGCGGCACTGCGGCTGGCCCATCAGGGTTGCGATGTCACTGTGCTGGATATGCACAGCGCGCCGGGCGGCAAGATGCGCACGGTAGCATCAGATGCTGGGCCGGTCGATGCAGGCCCGACTGTCCTGACAATGCGGCCCGTGTTTGAGGCGCTGTTTACCGATGTGGATGAGGTGCTCGGTGACCACCTCACGCTTGAACCGCTGACCACACTGGCGCGGCATTATTGGGATGATGGCGCGATGCTTGATCTCGATGCGGATCCTGCGCAAAGCCTTGCCAATGTGACTGCCACCTTCGGACCGAAAGCAGGACAGGAATTCGCGGCGTTCTCGGTACGCGCCAAGCGCCTGTTTGACGCTTTCGATGCGCCCATGATGCGCACGCCCGAACCCGACCAATGGGCGATCACGAAAACCGTGCTCCGCCAGCCCGGTCTGATCCCGGCCATGGCCCCGCACCGCACCTTGGCTGGCTTACTGCGGACTTCTTTCAGCGATCCGCGCCTTGCGCAACTTTTCGGCCGCTACGCCACCTATGTCGGCGGCTCACCCTATGCCGCACCCGCCATTCTGGCGCTGATCTGGCAGGCCGAGGCACAAGGCGTCTGGTCCGTGAAGGGCGGGATGCATCAACTGGCGCAAACCATCGCCAAACTGGCGCAGGCACGCGGTGCCACCTTCCACTACAACATGCCCGCCACGCGGATCACGCGGCAGAACGGGCGTATCAACGGGGTGCAAACCGCCACAGGGCACTTTCCCGCAGATATGGTGCTGTTCAATGGCGATCCGCGCGCATTGGAAACCGGTCTTCTCGGCGATGGTGCAAAAGACGCGGTGCAGCCACAACACACAACACCCCGTAGCCTCTCGGCCTTCGTGCATGCCTTCGCTGCTATGCCTGAAGGTGTCGCGCTCAAACACCACACCGTGTTTTTCGGGCACGATCCCAAAGCCGAGTTCAAAGCCCTCGCCAAAGGCGAAATGCCGACCGATGCCACCCTCTATCTTTGCGCGCAGGATCACGGGGCAGTCGCACCCGACGCCCTGCAACGGTTCGAGATCATCATGAACGGCCCACCCGTCCCGCGCGCCCCTGAAAAGGAAAAACCCCCATGTCAGACACAGATTTTCAATCGTCTCCGCGCCTTCGGCCTGACCTTCAGCCCCACGCCGGGACCGGACGTGCTGACCACGCCGCAAGGGTTCGACGCGCTGTTTCCAGCGAGCCTCGGTTCCCTTTACGGGCGGAGCCCGCATGGGCTGATGGCGGCCTTCAAACGCCCGACAGCACGCACACCGGTGCCGGGACTGTACCTTTGCGGGGGCGGGGCACATCCGGGGGCGGGGGTGCCGATGGCGACACTCTCCGCAGCGCACGCGGCCGCGGCGATCATGACGGACCATGCTTCCACCTTGATGTCCCGCCAAACGGCTACGCGTGGTGGTACATTGACGGGATCAGCGCGGACGGGACGAAAGCGGTCTCTGTCATAG
- a CDS encoding polyprenyl synthetase family protein, which produces MRISERIDATMAAAIKAGQGGVAPAKLAAALEYAVTPGGARIRPTILTSVAMACGDDRPELTNAAAVALEVIHCASLVHDDLPCFDDADLRRGKPALHRAYSEPLAVLAGDSLIIMGFQILARAAGDAPARALNLIDILGTRTGMPFGICAGQGWESEENIDLSAYHQAKTGALFIAATQMGAVAAGQEAEPWEELGARIGEAFQVADDLRDALCDEDTLGKPAGQDDLHGRPNAVASYGVAGAVKRFDDILGGAISSIPACPGEAALAQMVRAYADKLVPAGARGRSTVPGE; this is translated from the coding sequence ATGAGAATCTCGGAACGGATTGACGCGACCATGGCAGCGGCCATCAAGGCAGGCCAGGGTGGTGTTGCGCCGGCAAAACTGGCGGCGGCGCTCGAATATGCGGTCACACCCGGCGGTGCGCGGATCAGGCCGACAATCCTGACCTCTGTGGCGATGGCCTGCGGCGATGATCGCCCTGAGTTGACCAATGCGGCGGCGGTGGCACTTGAGGTGATCCATTGCGCGAGCCTTGTGCATGATGATCTGCCTTGCTTTGACGATGCCGATCTGCGGCGCGGTAAACCGGCGCTGCATCGTGCCTATTCCGAACCTTTGGCGGTGCTTGCAGGCGATAGCCTGATCATCATGGGGTTTCAGATTCTTGCGCGTGCTGCTGGCGATGCGCCTGCGCGGGCGCTGAACCTCATTGATATTCTGGGTACCCGCACAGGGATGCCTTTTGGTATTTGCGCAGGCCAGGGCTGGGAGAGCGAAGAGAACATCGATTTGTCCGCTTACCATCAGGCCAAAACCGGTGCTTTGTTCATTGCTGCAACGCAAATGGGTGCTGTGGCGGCCGGACAAGAGGCCGAACCGTGGGAAGAGCTGGGTGCGCGCATTGGCGAGGCATTTCAGGTCGCGGATGATTTGCGCGATGCGCTATGCGATGAGGATACGCTGGGCAAACCGGCCGGTCAGGATGATCTGCACGGGCGGCCCAATGCGGTGGCCTCTTACGGTGTAGCGGGTGCTGTAAAGCGTTTCGACGACATCCTAGGCGGCGCGATCTCGTCCATTCCTGCCTGTCCCGGCGAAGCGGCCCTCGCGCAGATGGTGCGCGCTTATGCTGATAAACTGGTGCCTGCTGGCGCGCGTGGCAGATCTACCGTCCCCGGCGAATAA
- a CDS encoding methyltransferase, translated as MKDVDIPLQKPALPRGALRRTGRLTRLVASRGFQKWAARFPLTRRIVRTEGEAMFDLVAGFCHSQILQAFVRFDVAGLLLANEMSAEALAHELDIPKDRLAILLSASVAIGLLKHRRAGRYALTTRGAALAGVPGLRGMIDHHDVLYRDLADPVAFFRGEVATELAGFWPYVFGAGGATDPETTAVYSRLMADSQALVADDTLAMYGFSESKNILDVGGGTGAFLVAVGAAHPHLHLTLFDLPAVAPAAAERFDAAGLRDRTTIVPGSFRDDPLPQGADIISLIRVLYDHADDTVIALLKAAHDALPVGGRILVSEPMTGGDSPQRAGDAYFALYCMAMRTGRARSQAEIAALLVQAGFEDVQTPKPRRAFITSIVSGVRKS; from the coding sequence ATGAAAGACGTTGATATCCCTTTGCAAAAACCTGCGTTGCCGCGTGGGGCGTTGCGGCGTACGGGGCGATTGACCCGTTTGGTCGCATCACGGGGATTTCAAAAGTGGGCGGCCCGCTTTCCCCTGACACGTCGTATCGTGCGAACCGAAGGTGAGGCGATGTTCGATCTGGTTGCAGGCTTTTGCCATAGCCAGATTTTGCAGGCCTTCGTGCGGTTTGATGTGGCCGGGCTTTTGTTGGCCAATGAAATGAGCGCCGAAGCTTTGGCGCATGAGCTGGATATCCCAAAAGACCGTCTGGCGATTCTGCTCTCGGCATCTGTCGCCATTGGCCTGCTGAAGCACCGTCGTGCGGGGCGCTATGCGCTGACGACGCGGGGTGCGGCATTGGCGGGCGTACCCGGCTTGCGCGGGATGATTGACCACCATGATGTGCTCTACCGTGATCTGGCTGATCCGGTTGCCTTTTTCCGCGGTGAGGTTGCGACCGAGCTTGCGGGTTTCTGGCCATATGTCTTTGGCGCAGGTGGCGCGACCGATCCCGAAACAACGGCAGTCTATTCCCGGCTGATGGCGGATAGTCAGGCGCTTGTCGCTGACGACACGCTCGCGATGTATGGGTTCTCTGAAAGTAAAAATATCCTCGATGTGGGTGGTGGCACGGGGGCCTTTCTGGTGGCTGTCGGTGCCGCGCATCCGCATCTGCATCTGACACTTTTTGATCTGCCGGCTGTGGCCCCCGCTGCTGCAGAACGTTTTGACGCGGCGGGCCTGCGTGACCGTACCACGATCGTTCCCGGGTCTTTTCGGGATGATCCCTTGCCGCAGGGTGCCGATATCATCAGCCTGATCCGTGTGCTTTACGATCACGCCGACGACACCGTGATCGCTTTGCTTAAGGCGGCGCATGATGCGCTGCCTGTGGGCGGCCGGATTCTAGTGTCGGAACCGATGACCGGTGGGGATAGCCCCCAGCGCGCGGGGGATGCCTATTTTGCCCTTTATTGCATGGCGATGCGCACCGGGCGTGCGCGGTCTCAGGCGGAGATTGCGGCCCTTTTGGTGCAGGCAGGCTTTGAAGATGTGCAAACCCCAAAGCCGCGCCGCGCATTTATTACATCCATTGTGTCGGGTGTAAGGAAAAGTTGA
- the bchC gene encoding chlorophyll synthesis pathway protein BchC: METKAVILSAPGKLALDQVGIVPPAADDIVVAIRHSGISTGTEKLFWTGEMPPFPGMGYPLIPGYEAAGEVIEAGADSGYRVGEHVFVPGASCYEGAFGLFGAAAQTLVTKASRVTRIDRGLGAAGALLALAATARHAMAGPNKAVPDLIIGHGVLGRLLARLTIASGAPAPTVWEVDPIRMGGASGYEVTTPEADARRDYKSVYDASGRGDLLNDWIGRIAKGGEIVLAGFYTAPLQFAFPPAFMKEARFRISAEWAADDMTATKALVEAGVLELADLITHQQPAEAAGTAYETAFTDPACLKMILNWGTA; this comes from the coding sequence TTGGAAACAAAGGCCGTCATTCTATCAGCGCCGGGTAAGCTCGCGCTTGATCAGGTGGGAATCGTTCCCCCTGCGGCGGACGATATTGTGGTCGCAATCAGGCATTCGGGCATTTCGACAGGGACGGAAAAGCTGTTCTGGACCGGTGAGATGCCCCCATTCCCGGGCATGGGGTATCCCTTGATCCCCGGATATGAAGCCGCTGGCGAAGTGATCGAGGCGGGTGCTGACAGTGGCTACCGTGTGGGTGAGCATGTCTTTGTTCCCGGAGCGAGCTGCTATGAGGGTGCGTTTGGTTTGTTCGGTGCGGCGGCGCAAACGCTGGTCACCAAAGCATCACGCGTGACCCGTATTGATCGGGGTCTTGGCGCTGCGGGGGCATTGCTGGCGTTGGCGGCGACGGCGCGCCATGCGATGGCGGGCCCGAACAAGGCGGTGCCTGATCTGATCATTGGCCATGGTGTGCTGGGCCGTCTTTTGGCGCGCTTGACCATTGCCTCTGGTGCGCCCGCGCCAACCGTTTGGGAGGTTGATCCGATCCGCATGGGCGGTGCCAGTGGCTATGAAGTGACAACACCCGAAGCCGATGCGCGCCGTGACTATAAATCTGTTTACGATGCCTCCGGTCGTGGTGATCTGCTGAACGACTGGATCGGCCGCATCGCCAAAGGGGGCGAGATTGTCTTGGCGGGCTTCTACACCGCACCGCTGCAATTCGCCTTTCCGCCCGCGTTTATGAAAGAGGCCCGTTTCCGCATCAGTGCCGAATGGGCAGCGGACGATATGACCGCCACCAAAGCCTTGGTCGAGGCGGGCGTTCTGGAATTGGCCGATTTGATCACACACCAACAGCCCGCAGAAGCCGCAGGGACCGCCTATGAAACGGCATTCACCGATCCGGCCTGCCTGAAAATGATTTTGAACTGGGGAACCGCATGA
- a CDS encoding chlorophyllide a reductase iron protein subunit X, whose translation MKDEIPNLKDFDQRLRDEAHEEPTLEVPHGEPTSKTQIIAIYGKGGIGKSFTLANLSHMMAEMGKRVLLIGCDPKSDTTSLLFGGKACPTIIETSAKKKLAGEEVAIGDVCFKRGGVFAMELGGPEVGRGCGGRGIIHGFELLEKLGFHDWDFDYVLLDFLGDVVCGGFGLPIARDMAQKVILVASNDLQSLYVANNVCSAVEYFRKLGGNVGVAGLVINKDDGTGEAQAFAEAVSIPVLAAIPQNDDLRKKSANYQIVGTHQSEWGPMFEGLAEAVGIAPPVRPNPLDQDGLLGLFDAKDTGGDYQLVPATDVDMRGKNAQPKESLEVIYDDA comes from the coding sequence ATGAAAGATGAAATTCCAAACCTGAAGGATTTTGATCAGCGTCTGCGCGACGAAGCGCATGAGGAGCCCACGCTTGAGGTCCCTCATGGCGAGCCAACATCCAAGACGCAGATCATCGCGATTTACGGCAAGGGCGGGATTGGCAAGTCTTTCACGTTGGCCAACCTCAGCCACATGATGGCTGAGATGGGCAAGCGCGTTTTGCTCATCGGCTGTGACCCGAAATCCGATACCACCAGCCTGCTGTTCGGCGGCAAAGCCTGTCCGACGATTATCGAGACTTCGGCCAAGAAGAAGCTCGCGGGTGAAGAGGTTGCCATCGGTGATGTCTGCTTCAAGCGCGGTGGTGTTTTTGCAATGGAACTTGGCGGACCAGAGGTTGGCCGTGGCTGCGGCGGACGCGGGATTATTCACGGGTTTGAATTGCTTGAAAAGCTTGGTTTTCACGATTGGGACTTTGACTATGTCCTGCTGGATTTTCTGGGCGACGTTGTGTGCGGTGGCTTTGGCCTGCCGATTGCCCGCGATATGGCACAAAAAGTGATTTTGGTCGCCTCGAACGACCTGCAATCGCTTTATGTGGCCAATAACGTCTGCTCGGCGGTCGAGTACTTCCGCAAGCTGGGTGGTAACGTGGGCGTCGCGGGTCTTGTTATCAACAAGGACGATGGCACGGGCGAGGCGCAGGCCTTTGCCGAGGCTGTGAGCATACCTGTCCTTGCTGCAATCCCGCAAAACGATGACCTGAGAAAGAAAAGCGCGAATTATCAGATCGTTGGCACCCATCAAAGTGAATGGGGTCCGATGTTTGAAGGTCTGGCCGAGGCTGTGGGTATTGCCCCGCCAGTGCGCCCGAACCCGCTTGATCAGGATGGTTTGCTGGGTCTGTTCGACGCCAAAGACACCGGCGGCGACTATCAGCTTGTACCCGCCACCGATGTCGACATGCGCGGCAAGAACGCCCAGCCGAAAGAGAGCCTGGAGGTGATCTATGACGACGCCTGA